A genomic segment from Capra hircus breed San Clemente chromosome 7, ASM170441v1, whole genome shotgun sequence encodes:
- the CASP14 gene encoding caspase-14, with protein sequence MSSPQPLEEETYDMSGARLALTLCVTKAREGSEADLGALERMFQHLGFESTMKRDPTAQQFQEELEKFQQAIDAREDFVSCAFVVLMAHGLEGRLKGEDERMVELEDLFQALNNKNCRALRAKPKVYIVQACRGEQRDPGEPVTGGHLVMITEESPETIPTHTDTLHVFSTIEGYIAYRHDQEGSYFIQTLVDVFINKRGPILELLTEVTRRMAEAEMVQEGEPKKVNPEIQSTLRKRLYLQ encoded by the exons ATGAGCAGTCCTCAGCCTTTGGAAGAG GAGACATACGACATGTCAGGGGCCCGCCTGGCCCTGACACTGTGTGTCACCAAAGCCCGAGAAGGTTCCGAGGCAGATCTGGGTGCCCTGGAGCGCATGTTCCAGCATCTGGGGTTTGAGAGCACCATGAAGAGAGACCCTACTGCCCAG CAATTTCAGGAAGAGTTGGAAAAATTCCAACAGGCCATCGACGCCCGAGAAGACTTTGTCAGCTGTGCCTTCGTGGTTCTCATGGCACACGGATTAGAAGGGCGCCTCAAAGGGGAGGATGAGAGGATGGTCGAGCTGGAGGACCTCTTCCAGGCTCTGAACAACAAGAACTGCCGGGCCCTGAGAGCCAAGCCTAAGGTGTACATCGTGCAGGCTTGTCGAGGAG AACAAAGGGACCCTGGTGAACCAGTCACTGGAGGGCATCTTGTGATGATCACAGAAGAAAGTCCTGAAACCATCCCAACGCACACAGACACCCTCCACGTCTTCTCCACCATAGAGG GGTACATTGCCTACAGACATGACCAGGAGGGCTCCTACTTCATCCAGACTCTGGTTGATGTGTTCATCAATAAGAGAGGACCCATCCTGGAGCTTCTGACAGAG GTGACCCGGCGGATGGCAGAAGCAGAGATGGTTCAAGAAGGGGAACCAAAGAAAGTGAACCCTGAAATCCAAAGCACTCTTCGGAAACGACTCTATCTGCAGTAG